From the Vulpes lagopus strain Blue_001 chromosome 22, ASM1834538v1, whole genome shotgun sequence genome, one window contains:
- the LOC121480807 gene encoding glycine-rich cell wall structural protein 1.0-like, translating to MGAGGGRAPGEDGAGGGHTWGEDGRGGRTGAGDGRGRGEDGRRGWTGAGDGRGRGADGRRGRTGAGGGRAPGTDGRGGRTGAGDGRGRGEDGRRGRTGAGGGRAPGTDGRGGRTGAGDGRARGEDGRRGRTGAGGGRAPGTAGGGGRTGAGDGRGRWEDAGGGRTGAGGGRAPGTDGGGGRTGAGGGRAPGTDGGGGGRAPGTDWRGGRTGAGEDGRRGRTGAGDGRARGEGGRRGRTGAGGGRARGRTGAGDGRGRGEDGRRGRTGAGGGRALGTDGRRGRTGAGARAAGWQSGPPSGPPEGTPCGPRASSASLDVSRSDDCEPGFARVPG from the coding sequence ATGGGCGCGGGGGGCGGACGCGCGCCGGGGGaggacggggcggggggaggacaTACGTGGGGGGAGGACGGGCGCGGGGGGAGGACGGGCGCCGGGGacggacgggggcggggggaggacggGCGCCGGGGATGGACGGGCGCCGGGGacggacgggggcggggggcggacgGGCGCCGGGGacggacgggggcggggggaggacggGCGCCGGGGACGGACGGGCGCGGGGGGAGGACGGGCGCCGGGGacggacgggggcggggggaggacggGCGCCGGGGACGGACGGGCGCGGGGGGAGGACGGGCGCCGGGGACGGACGGGCGCGGGGGGAGGACGGGCGCCGGGGACGGACGGGCGCGGGGGGAGGACGGGCGCCGGGGacggacgggggcggggggaggacggGCGCCGGGgacggccgggggcggggggaggacggGCGCCGGGGACGGACGGGGGCGGTGGGAGGACGCGGGCGGGGGGAGGACGGGCGCCGGGGGAGGACGGGCGCCGGGGACGGACGGGGGCGGGGGACGGACGGGCGCGGGGGGAGGACGGGCGCCGGGGACggacgggggcgggggaggacgGGCGCCGGGGACGGACTGGCGCGGGGGGAGGACGGGCGCGGGGGAGGACGGGCGCCGAGGACGGACGGGCGCCGGGGACGGACGGGCGCGGGGGGAGGGCGGGCGCCGGGGACGGACGGGCGCGGGGGGAGGACGGGCGCGGGGACGGACGGGCGCCGGGGacggacgggggcggggggaggacggGCGCCGGGGACGGACGGGCGCGGGGGGAGGACGGGCGCTGGGGACGGACGGGCGCCGGGGAcggacgggggcgggggcgagggctGCCGGCTGGCAGAGCGGACCCCCGAGTGGACCTCCTGAAGGGACCCCGTGTGGACCCCGCGCCTCGTCCGCCTCCCTGGACGTTTCTCGCAGCGACGACTGCGAGCCCGGGTTCGCGCGCGTCCCGGGATGA